From a single Nothobranchius furzeri strain GRZ-AD chromosome 9, NfurGRZ-RIMD1, whole genome shotgun sequence genomic region:
- the hsd17b12b gene encoding very-long-chain 3-oxoacyl-CoA reductase-B produces MSFSGEAMFRAVEAPLFWLGALTAAWLSVCTVCRLLSGFRVWVLGNGRLISPNSLGKWAVVTGATDGIGKAYAEELARRGFSIVLISRSLEKLDDVSKAIASKCGVETKTIAADFSSAEIYSKIEDGLAGLEIGVLVNNVGISYTYPEFYLNVPNLDTFIDTMVNINITSVCQMTRLVLPQMVERKKGAILNISSASGMFPVPLLTIYSASKAFVDFFSRGLQAEYKSKGIIIQSVLPFFVATKLSKIRRATLDKPNPERYVAAELNTVGLQTQTYGYLPHAIMGWVTTALLPAKILNSHLMGMGLSQRARYLKKQKQG; encoded by the exons ATGTCGTTCAGCGGAGAAGCTATGTTTCGGGCCGTGGAGGCGCCTCTGTTCTGGCTCGGTGCTCTGACCGCGGCCTGGCTGTCCGTGTGCACCGTGTGCCGGTTGTTGTCCGGTTTCAGGGTGTGGGTGCTGGGCAATGGTCGGCTCATATCCCCCAACAGTCTGGGAAAGTGGGCAG TTGTGACTGGAGCCACCGATGGTATTGGGAAGGCATACGCTGAGGAG CTTGCTCGCAGAGGCTTTTCAATAGTTCTGATCAGTCGCTCTCTGGAGAAGCTTGATGATGTGTCCAAGGCAATCG CCAGCAAATGTGGTGTTGAGACTAAAACGATTGCAGCAGACTTCAGTTCTGCAGAAATCTACTCAAAGATTGAAGACGGACTTGCTGGACTGGAAATCGGAGTGTTGG taaATAATGTTGGGATATCATATACCTACCCGGAGTTCTACCTCAATGTTCCCAATCTTGACACT TTCATCGACACAATGGTCAACATTAACATAACATCAGTGTGTCAG ATGACACGTCTTGTTTTACCCCAAATGGTTGAAAG GAAGAAGGGGGCCATCCTCAACATCTCATCTGCCAGTGGGATGTTCCCTGTTCCTCTCCTCACCATCTATTCTGCCTCCAAG GCATTTGTGGACTTCTTCTCGCGGGGACTGCAAGCTGAATACAAGAGCAAAGGGATCATCATTCAG AGTGTGTTGCCATTTTTCGTTGCAACCAAGCTGAGTAAAATCCGACGAGCCACGCTGGACAAGCCCAATCCAGAGCGATACGTTGCAGCTGAGCTCAACACCGTGGGACTGCAGACCCAGACTTATGGCTACCTGCCTCATGCCATAATG GGTTGGGTGACTACAGCTCTGCTCCCAGCCAAGATACTCAACAGCCACCTGATGGGGATGGGCCTGTCCCAGCGTGCTCGTTACCTCAAGAAACAGAAGCAGGGATAG